From the Candidatus Acidiferrales bacterium genome, one window contains:
- a CDS encoding rhomboid family intramembrane serine protease, with amino-acid sequence MGSFPRSYGRRINWGGLLTPAIKALLIANAAVFLLQTLVRLFFGGQAEFALIQLFGLVPRGVTHGLRFWQPFTYLFLHGGLWHVLLNMLVLWMFGSDLERSWGRRRFFTYYFLTGAGAAVINIVVKTLSDPAGIGSSLQPTIGASGAIFGILLASALVFPDRQVWLIPFPVTLPMRIYVFIIGAIAFFGSLGASGDNISHISHLGGMIFGFAYLRGNLWWYRLRNNFYDWKRQRLRRKFEVYMRERDGERGDRRPGGWVN; translated from the coding sequence ATGGGTTCCTTCCCGCGTTCCTACGGCCGGCGCATCAACTGGGGCGGCCTGCTCACCCCGGCCATCAAGGCGCTGCTCATCGCCAACGCCGCCGTTTTTCTCCTGCAAACCCTGGTGCGCCTCTTTTTCGGCGGCCAAGCCGAGTTTGCGCTCATCCAGTTGTTCGGCCTGGTGCCGCGTGGCGTCACCCACGGCTTGCGGTTCTGGCAGCCGTTTACCTACCTGTTCCTGCACGGCGGACTATGGCACGTGCTGCTGAACATGCTGGTGCTCTGGATGTTTGGCAGCGATCTCGAGCGCTCCTGGGGCCGGCGTCGTTTTTTCACCTATTACTTTCTTACCGGCGCCGGGGCGGCTGTGATCAACATTGTCGTGAAGACTCTCTCTGATCCGGCTGGCATCGGATCGTCGCTCCAGCCCACCATCGGCGCTTCCGGCGCCATCTTCGGCATCCTGCTCGCCTCGGCCCTCGTCTTTCCTGACCGCCAGGTCTGGCTGATCCCGTTTCCGGTGACGCTCCCGATGCGGATCTACGTGTTCATCATCGGCGCCATTGCCTTTTTCGGCTCGCTTGGGGCCAGCGGCGACAACATCAGCCACATCTCCCATCTCGGCGGGATGATTTTTGGCTTTGCCTACCTGCGCGGCAATCTCTGGTGGTATCGCCTGCGCAATAACTTCTACGATTGGAAGCGGCAACGATTGCGGCGAAAATTTGAGGTTTATATGCGCGAAAGAGACGGCGAGCGCGGAGATCGCCGCCCGGGCGGATGGGTGAACTAG
- a CDS encoding four helix bundle protein, translating to MSAQRAKVESFEDLHIFQQARVLVTQVYELTRSGLITKDYALVDRMRRAAISILSNIAEGFERQTDVEFARSLFIAKGSGGELRAQVLIARDQKYVAERDYEAISSCCRRTSAGVYNLISCLRHSRSTPEEAKT from the coding sequence ATGAGTGCACAGCGGGCGAAAGTGGAGTCGTTCGAAGACCTTCACATATTTCAGCAAGCGAGGGTTCTGGTCACCCAGGTCTATGAACTCACTCGTTCAGGCCTTATTACAAAGGACTACGCGTTGGTGGACCGGATGCGCCGGGCGGCGATATCCATTCTCTCCAATATTGCCGAAGGATTCGAACGGCAAACGGACGTCGAGTTCGCGCGTTCGCTTTTTATTGCCAAGGGTTCCGGTGGTGAATTGCGCGCTCAGGTTTTGATTGCTCGAGACCAGAAGTACGTGGCGGAGAGGGACTACGAGGCGATTTCTTCTTGTTGTCGCCGGACAAGCGCGGGAGTGTACAACCTGATTTCCTGTCTCCGGCACTCGAGATCCACTCCGGAAGAGGCCAAGACGTGA